From one Paeniglutamicibacter psychrophenolicus genomic stretch:
- a CDS encoding carbamoyl-phosphate synthase, translated as MQISENQPFVPVILGGDIGAYSLAREFHEQYDVHSVVVPSVMTGITEHSRILLPRPFAQQDDPGAFAAFVSELGREFGGANGTKRPLLLLGAADQHIRFIATHADELSEWFTIPYVGNAELDRATEKDAFYQLCRDLGVSYPATVVHDCAGGSVDAPALEAELAAEGVPFPAIVKPSDGVAWGALEFQGKKKVHTVASLAELTELVAKASAAGYTGTLVVQDLIPGDDSGMHLATFFSDKAGRVRFVSCGRVIVEEHAPGALGNSAAIVAQPNDVAVAEGTRLLEELGWTGFSMFDMKLDPRDGAYKFFELNPRLGRNHFYVTAAGHNVTRFYVEEYLRGGLAGGNDLQVASERHLYNILPLRLLRRYVPGDMKSGVEELISSKRYSHPLYYKKETNPRRWLYILLSTVNHYRKFKRHHPAA; from the coding sequence ATGCAGATCAGCGAGAACCAGCCCTTCGTCCCTGTCATTCTGGGCGGTGACATCGGCGCCTACTCGTTGGCGCGGGAGTTTCACGAGCAATACGACGTGCATTCGGTGGTCGTTCCCTCGGTGATGACCGGAATCACCGAACATTCGCGGATCCTGCTGCCCCGGCCCTTCGCGCAGCAGGACGACCCGGGCGCATTTGCCGCCTTCGTCTCCGAACTGGGACGCGAATTCGGCGGCGCCAACGGCACCAAGCGACCGCTGCTGCTGCTGGGTGCTGCCGACCAACACATCCGCTTCATCGCCACGCACGCCGACGAGCTCTCCGAATGGTTCACCATCCCGTACGTCGGCAACGCGGAACTGGACCGGGCCACGGAAAAGGACGCCTTCTACCAACTCTGCCGCGACCTGGGCGTGAGCTACCCGGCCACGGTGGTCCACGACTGCGCCGGCGGTTCCGTTGACGCCCCGGCGCTGGAAGCCGAGCTGGCCGCGGAAGGGGTGCCGTTCCCGGCCATCGTGAAGCCATCGGACGGGGTTGCCTGGGGAGCCCTGGAATTCCAGGGCAAGAAGAAAGTCCACACGGTCGCCTCGCTGGCGGAACTCACCGAGCTGGTGGCCAAGGCGTCAGCCGCCGGGTATACCGGCACCCTCGTCGTCCAGGACCTGATCCCGGGCGATGACAGCGGCATGCACCTGGCCACGTTCTTCAGCGACAAGGCCGGACGGGTGCGTTTTGTCTCCTGCGGCCGGGTCATCGTCGAGGAACATGCTCCCGGCGCCCTGGGGAACTCGGCGGCCATCGTCGCCCAGCCAAACGACGTCGCGGTGGCCGAGGGAACCCGGCTGCTTGAGGAGCTCGGATGGACCGGCTTCTCCATGTTCGACATGAAGCTGGACCCGCGCGACGGGGCCTACAAGTTCTTCGAGCTGAATCCCCGCCTCGGCCGGAACCACTTCTATGTCACCGCGGCCGGGCACAACGTCACGCGCTTCTACGTCGAAGAGTACCTGCGCGGCGGACTGGCCGGAGGCAACGACCTGCAGGTGGCCAGCGAACGCCACCTCTACAACATCCTTCCGCTGCGGCTCCTGCGCCGCTACGTGCCCGGCGACATGAAGAGCGGGGTGGAGGAACTGATTTCGTCCAAGCGGTACAGCCACCCGCTGTACTACAAGAAGGAAACCAACCCCAGGCGTTGGCTCTACATCCTGCTGAGCACCGTGAACCACTACCGCAAGTTCAAGCGCCACCACCCTGCAGCCTAG
- a CDS encoding VOC family protein has protein sequence MARMIFVNLPTKDLATSDTFYAGLGFEKNTDFSNEVASAWMITETIWVMVLTEEFYSSFLRNGDKATYGAGPREVLNAISGETREEVDEFASRALAHGGTIYREAAEEFPGMYSVAFLDPDGHEWEVGWMDMSATEGA, from the coding sequence ATGGCACGCATGATTTTCGTCAATCTTCCCACCAAGGACCTGGCAACCTCGGACACTTTCTATGCCGGGCTGGGATTCGAGAAGAACACCGATTTCTCCAACGAGGTCGCCAGCGCCTGGATGATCACCGAGACCATCTGGGTCATGGTGCTCACCGAGGAGTTCTACTCCTCATTCCTGCGCAATGGCGACAAGGCCACCTACGGTGCCGGACCCCGCGAGGTGCTCAACGCCATCAGCGGGGAGACCCGCGAGGAGGTCGACGAGTTCGCCAGCCGTGCCCTCGCCCATGGCGGCACGATTTACCGCGAGGCCGCCGAGGAGTTCCCGGGCATGTATTCGGTGGCATTCCTGGATCCCGACGGGCACGAATGGGAGGTCGGCTGGATGGACATGTCGGCCACCGAGGGCGCCTAG
- a CDS encoding helix-turn-helix domain-containing protein — MPLVTPASMALQRRALAAHEDLGAGAPDEAAWQLRDVVRESWLRSLGYKDSVESNAHTVLSDEALRELRTASPLRLVLPVFDRLLLEPTRDTSLILAIGDPSGRLLWVKGDSQVLRDAESMAFVPGADWSERAVGTSAPGTALVTGAGVQVAGAEHFDPIAHRWSCTAVPIHSPDTGEMLGVVDITGGADAVASHSLALLKAAVAAAESELRWHQEHAEPERKTFIVPASFKPRAAPVLEATLHLTSGSGAELRRDHKSIELSTRHAELLALLSWHPRGLSGEELVELLHVNPDAADVGTLRAELVRLRKVLADFDESLVPLSRPYRLGSLPWCDAREVLRAIEKGDLDAALAHYAGPILPRSLAPGIEEIRDEVFAALRQAMLQDGSDAQLVRFLEQPEAQGDEEVLRTTLQVLPPRSPHRALVVAALERIESRG, encoded by the coding sequence ATGCCTCTGGTGACTCCGGCCTCGATGGCTCTGCAGCGCCGTGCGCTTGCTGCGCACGAGGACTTGGGAGCAGGCGCCCCGGACGAGGCGGCATGGCAGCTCCGCGATGTGGTCCGCGAATCATGGCTGCGCTCGCTGGGGTACAAAGACAGCGTCGAGTCCAATGCCCACACGGTTCTCAGCGACGAGGCGCTGCGGGAATTGCGAACCGCCTCGCCGCTGCGCCTGGTGTTGCCCGTCTTTGACCGCCTGCTTCTGGAGCCGACCCGAGACACCAGCCTGATTCTTGCCATCGGTGACCCCAGTGGTCGTCTGCTCTGGGTCAAGGGCGATAGCCAAGTGCTGCGTGACGCCGAATCCATGGCATTTGTTCCCGGTGCGGACTGGTCCGAACGCGCCGTGGGAACATCCGCACCTGGAACCGCACTGGTCACCGGCGCGGGAGTGCAGGTTGCCGGTGCCGAGCACTTCGACCCCATTGCCCATCGTTGGAGTTGCACCGCGGTTCCCATCCACTCTCCGGACACTGGGGAGATGCTCGGGGTCGTGGACATCACCGGCGGCGCAGATGCCGTGGCCTCGCACTCACTGGCGCTCTTGAAGGCAGCCGTCGCTGCGGCCGAGTCGGAACTGCGCTGGCACCAAGAGCATGCCGAACCGGAACGCAAGACCTTCATCGTTCCCGCCTCGTTCAAGCCGCGGGCGGCACCTGTCCTCGAAGCCACGCTGCACCTGACCTCCGGGTCGGGTGCGGAACTGCGCCGCGACCACAAGAGCATCGAGCTTTCCACCCGGCATGCGGAGTTGCTTGCGTTGCTGAGCTGGCACCCCCGAGGCCTCAGTGGCGAGGAGCTTGTGGAGCTGTTACACGTCAATCCGGATGCGGCCGACGTGGGCACGCTTCGTGCCGAACTGGTGCGGTTGCGCAAGGTGCTTGCGGACTTCGACGAGTCGCTGGTCCCGCTCTCGCGTCCCTACCGGTTGGGAAGCCTGCCGTGGTGCGATGCCCGCGAGGTTCTCCGGGCCATCGAGAAGGGCGACCTGGACGCTGCACTGGCGCATTACGCGGGTCCCATCCTTCCGCGTTCGCTGGCCCCCGGCATCGAAGAGATCCGTGACGAGGTGTTCGCGGCCCTCCGCCAGGCCATGCTGCAGGACGGCAGTGACGCCCAGCTAGTGCGTTTCCTGGAACAGCCGGAGGCCCAGGGCGACGAAGAGGTCCTCCGCACCACATTGCAGGTGTTGCCACCCCGCTCCCCGCACCGCGCCCTGGTGGTCGCGGCGCTGGAACGGATCGAATCCCGAGGTTAG
- a CDS encoding HNH endonuclease signature motif containing protein, producing the protein MTTTAPTGTPRGPAPSDTAIRQLADAVLALRAAQERLGSADLDAASAALVLGLYEQGNRAVAFGQLSAVFAADAAQVHRLDPDTAAAIDALAADPRELAAGTAPVPAEAMCQGMAPHRTTAAWMQSHLHISETEARRRLAGARLLVAPVPPPPGAAMEPGSAPGSPAFPILARAAAEGAADVGTLAQLAGKLNSMGPRIAARPDAANLAEAIERDLARELGTNEPQHGHKALADWGAYLAENGAPVTDEEIIARRGMFYKGQRNGCDEYLLRCDPIDSEAIRAFGEAWTNPRSAKLPPASASSTRNTTSTGLGAPEPDEQPAARESGDKPDTPGNHAPSETTAAETSAPETKDPGTVASPAGTPAPAWALAPGADPADAPRSAWDCGPAANENGPSLEGGDQRTSPQLLLDGIIAAIGGALEGTGVPESGGMRIRIGVLIGYRALLGQCEDAGITDHGRPISAVNIRRLACNGDLLPVLLGGEGEILDLGREVRGFSPAQRKAIAIRDRGCVIPGCRRPASTNEAHHVKPWVNGGLTSVDNGCNLCLEHHLQVHAGLITLKMVNGIPYVIARAGQPRGDPERNLYWHPELRTAGYTPPMFTD; encoded by the coding sequence ATGACCACCACCGCGCCAACCGGCACCCCGAGGGGGCCGGCACCCTCCGACACCGCGATCCGGCAGCTTGCCGACGCGGTGCTGGCGCTGCGTGCCGCGCAGGAACGGCTGGGGTCCGCGGACCTGGATGCTGCCTCCGCCGCCTTGGTGCTGGGGCTGTACGAGCAGGGGAACCGGGCGGTCGCATTCGGGCAGCTGAGCGCCGTGTTCGCCGCCGACGCGGCGCAGGTGCATCGGCTGGACCCGGATACCGCCGCTGCCATCGACGCCCTGGCCGCCGACCCCCGGGAGCTGGCCGCCGGCACCGCCCCGGTTCCGGCGGAGGCGATGTGCCAGGGGATGGCCCCTCACCGAACCACCGCCGCCTGGATGCAGTCGCACCTGCACATCTCCGAGACCGAGGCGCGCCGCCGGCTTGCCGGTGCCCGGCTACTCGTCGCCCCGGTCCCACCCCCACCGGGCGCGGCCATGGAACCCGGCTCCGCACCCGGGTCCCCGGCATTCCCGATCCTGGCCCGGGCAGCAGCCGAGGGGGCTGCGGATGTGGGGACGTTGGCGCAGCTGGCCGGGAAGCTTAATTCGATGGGCCCGCGCATCGCCGCGCGCCCCGACGCGGCGAACCTCGCCGAGGCCATCGAACGGGACCTGGCCCGGGAGCTGGGCACCAACGAACCGCAACACGGGCACAAGGCCCTGGCCGACTGGGGCGCCTACCTGGCGGAAAACGGGGCGCCGGTCACCGACGAAGAGATCATCGCCAGGCGCGGGATGTTCTACAAGGGCCAGCGCAACGGATGCGACGAGTACCTGCTGCGCTGCGATCCCATCGATTCCGAGGCGATCCGCGCCTTCGGCGAGGCCTGGACCAACCCGCGATCCGCCAAGCTCCCGCCCGCCTCGGCTTCCAGCACCCGCAACACCACCAGCACCGGACTCGGAGCCCCAGAACCCGACGAGCAACCCGCCGCCCGGGAATCCGGTGACAAACCGGACACCCCGGGCAACCACGCACCTTCCGAAACCACGGCGGCTGAGACCTCGGCGCCCGAAACCAAGGATCCAGGGACCGTGGCCTCCCCTGCCGGGACCCCGGCCCCGGCCTGGGCGCTGGCCCCGGGCGCCGACCCGGCCGACGCCCCGCGCAGCGCCTGGGACTGCGGTCCCGCCGCCAACGAAAATGGGCCATCACTCGAGGGCGGGGACCAGCGCACGAGCCCGCAACTGCTGCTCGACGGAATCATCGCGGCCATCGGCGGGGCACTGGAAGGCACCGGCGTCCCGGAGTCCGGGGGCATGCGCATCCGCATCGGGGTGTTGATCGGGTACCGCGCGCTGCTGGGCCAGTGCGAGGACGCCGGGATCACCGACCACGGCCGTCCCATTTCCGCGGTGAACATCCGCCGCCTTGCCTGCAACGGCGACCTGCTCCCTGTGCTCCTGGGCGGGGAGGGCGAGATCCTGGACCTGGGCCGGGAGGTCCGCGGTTTCTCCCCGGCGCAGCGCAAGGCCATCGCGATCCGTGACCGCGGCTGCGTGATCCCCGGTTGCCGCCGGCCGGCCTCCACGAACGAGGCCCACCACGTCAAGCCTTGGGTCAATGGCGGTCTGACTAGTGTGGATAATGGTTGTAATCTGTGCCTTGAACACCACCTGCAGGTGCATGCCGGATTGATCACGCTGAAAATGGTCAACGGGATCCCATACGTCATCGCCCGGGCGGGCCAGCCCCGAGGGGACCCGGAACGGAACCTCTACTGGCATCCCGAGCTGCGAACCGCCGGCTACACCCCGCCGATGTTCACCGACTAA
- the adh gene encoding aldehyde dehydrogenase, with protein MTVYANPNTEGSLVHFKSRYDHYIGGQWVAPVKGQYFENITPVTGKGFCEVGRGTAEDIEAALDAAEAAAGPWGKTSPAERAVILNKIADRIEENLEMLAVAETWDNGKAVRETINADLPLAVDHFRYFAGAIRAQEGGLSQIDENTTAYHFHEPLGVVGQIIPWNFPILMAVWKLAPALAAGNAIVLKPAEQTPVSILVLMELIGDLIPAGVLNVVNGFGVEAGKPLASNKRIRKIAFTGETTTGRLIMQYASENLIPVTLELGGKSPNIFFEDVAAKDDAFYDKAKEGFTMFALNQGEVCTCPSRALVQESIYDSFMADVVERTKAIKQGNPLDTETMMGAQASNDQLEKILSYLDIGKAEGAKVLTGGGRAELGGDLEGGYYVQPTIFEGHNKMRIFQEEIFGPVVSVAKFSGYDDAIEIANDTLYGLGSGVWSRNGNTAYRAGRDIQAGRVWVNQYHAYPAHSAFGGYKSSGIGRENHKMMLDHYQQTKNLLVSYSEDKLGFF; from the coding sequence ATGACGGTCTACGCCAACCCCAACACCGAAGGTTCGCTCGTTCACTTCAAGTCCCGGTATGACCACTACATCGGTGGCCAGTGGGTGGCCCCCGTCAAGGGCCAGTACTTCGAAAACATCACCCCGGTCACCGGCAAGGGCTTCTGCGAAGTCGGCCGCGGCACCGCCGAGGACATCGAAGCGGCACTCGACGCGGCAGAGGCCGCAGCCGGCCCGTGGGGCAAGACCAGCCCGGCCGAACGCGCGGTGATCCTGAACAAGATCGCCGACCGCATCGAGGAAAACCTGGAGATGCTCGCGGTCGCCGAAACCTGGGACAACGGCAAGGCGGTTCGCGAGACCATCAACGCCGACCTGCCGCTGGCCGTGGACCACTTCCGCTACTTCGCCGGCGCCATCCGCGCCCAGGAAGGCGGCCTGTCGCAGATCGACGAGAACACCACCGCGTACCACTTCCACGAGCCGCTCGGGGTGGTCGGGCAGATCATCCCCTGGAACTTCCCGATCCTCATGGCCGTGTGGAAGCTGGCCCCGGCGCTGGCCGCGGGCAACGCCATCGTCTTGAAGCCCGCCGAGCAGACCCCGGTCTCGATCCTGGTGCTGATGGAACTGATCGGCGACCTGATCCCGGCCGGCGTGCTGAACGTCGTCAACGGCTTCGGCGTCGAGGCAGGCAAGCCGCTGGCCTCCAACAAGCGCATCCGCAAGATCGCATTCACCGGCGAGACCACTACCGGCCGGCTGATCATGCAGTACGCCTCGGAGAACCTGATCCCGGTCACCCTGGAACTGGGCGGCAAGTCCCCGAACATCTTCTTCGAGGACGTCGCGGCGAAGGACGACGCGTTCTACGACAAGGCCAAGGAAGGCTTCACGATGTTCGCGCTGAACCAGGGTGAGGTATGCACCTGTCCCTCGCGCGCACTGGTCCAGGAGTCCATCTACGACTCCTTCATGGCCGACGTCGTGGAGCGCACCAAGGCCATCAAGCAGGGCAACCCGCTGGACACCGAGACCATGATGGGAGCCCAGGCCTCCAACGACCAGCTGGAAAAGATCCTCTCCTACCTGGACATCGGCAAGGCCGAGGGCGCCAAGGTGCTCACCGGCGGCGGACGCGCGGAGCTTGGCGGGGACCTCGAGGGCGGCTACTACGTGCAGCCGACCATCTTCGAGGGCCACAACAAGATGCGCATCTTCCAGGAGGAGATCTTCGGCCCCGTCGTCTCGGTCGCGAAGTTCTCCGGCTACGACGACGCGATCGAGATCGCCAACGACACCCTCTACGGGCTGGGCTCGGGCGTGTGGAGCCGCAACGGCAACACCGCCTACCGCGCCGGCCGCGACATCCAGGCCGGCCGCGTCTGGGTCAATCAGTACCACGCCTACCCGGCACACTCCGCCTTCGGCGGCTACAAGTCCTCCGGCATCGGACGCGAGAACCACAAGATGATGCTCGACCACTACCAGCAGACCAAGAACCTGCTTGTCTCCTACTCGGAGGACAAGCTCGGCTTCTTCTAA
- the adhP gene encoding alcohol dehydrogenase AdhP, whose protein sequence is MSTMRAAIVENFGDELTIGTTAIPEPGPGQALVKVIASGVCHTDLHAAEGDWPVKPNLPLVPGHEGVGNVVKVGPGVTEVKVGDLVGNAWLASACGSCEYCRTGWETLCESQTNGGYSVDGSFGEYMLVDAKFAAHIPEGSDPYEIAPVLCAGVTVYKGLKQTEVRPGQWVVISGIGGLGHIAVQYAVAMGMRVAAVDVAEEKLALARSHGAEVTVNAFAEDPAEAIQAATGGAHGVLVTAVHPAAFGQAISMTRRGGTIVFNGLPPGDFPAPIFDIVLKGLTIRGSIVGTRQDMDEALEFYARGQIKPTFHTRPLEDVNAVFDEMKHAKIDGRVVIDYAK, encoded by the coding sequence ATGAGCACCATGCGCGCAGCCATTGTCGAGAACTTTGGCGACGAACTCACCATCGGAACCACCGCCATCCCCGAGCCCGGCCCGGGCCAGGCGCTGGTGAAGGTCATCGCTTCCGGCGTCTGCCACACAGACCTGCACGCCGCCGAGGGAGACTGGCCGGTCAAGCCGAATCTCCCACTGGTCCCGGGCCACGAGGGCGTGGGCAACGTGGTCAAGGTCGGCCCCGGGGTCACCGAGGTCAAGGTCGGGGACCTGGTCGGCAACGCCTGGCTGGCCAGCGCCTGCGGCAGTTGCGAATACTGCCGCACCGGCTGGGAGACCCTCTGCGAGTCGCAGACCAACGGCGGCTATTCGGTCGACGGTTCCTTCGGCGAGTACATGCTGGTCGATGCGAAGTTCGCCGCCCACATCCCCGAGGGATCGGACCCGTATGAGATCGCCCCGGTGCTCTGCGCCGGAGTGACCGTCTACAAGGGCCTGAAGCAGACCGAGGTGCGCCCCGGCCAATGGGTCGTGATCTCCGGCATCGGCGGGCTCGGGCACATCGCGGTGCAGTACGCGGTGGCCATGGGCATGCGAGTCGCGGCCGTCGACGTCGCCGAGGAGAAGCTGGCACTGGCCCGCAGCCACGGCGCCGAGGTCACGGTCAACGCGTTCGCCGAAGACCCGGCCGAGGCGATCCAGGCTGCAACCGGCGGCGCCCACGGCGTGCTTGTCACCGCGGTGCACCCGGCGGCATTCGGCCAGGCCATCTCCATGACCCGCCGCGGCGGAACCATCGTGTTCAACGGCCTGCCGCCGGGGGACTTCCCGGCACCGATCTTCGACATCGTGCTCAAGGGCCTGACCATCCGCGGCTCGATCGTCGGCACCCGCCAGGACATGGACGAGGCGCTGGAGTTCTACGCCCGCGGCCAGATCAAGCCGACCTTCCACACCCGCCCGCTCGAGGACGTCAACGCGGTCTTCGACGAGATGAAGCACGCTAAGATCGACGGGCGCGTGGTCATCGACTACGCGAAGTAG
- a CDS encoding DUF779 domain-containing protein gives MENVIESAPRITGEEFSRVALASEAADLLRLLWDRHGPLMFHQSGGCCDGSSPMCFPAGEFKTGDSDILLGTFELPDAGGGVLGELDFWMSREQFEYWKHTKLTIDVVPGRGSGFSVEAPEGKRFLIRSEIIEFPVG, from the coding sequence ATGGAAAACGTCATCGAGTCGGCGCCGCGTATCACCGGCGAGGAATTCTCGCGCGTCGCGTTGGCGTCCGAGGCGGCCGACCTGCTGCGCCTGCTCTGGGATCGGCACGGGCCGCTGATGTTCCACCAGTCCGGTGGCTGTTGCGACGGGTCCTCGCCCATGTGCTTCCCGGCCGGCGAATTCAAGACCGGGGATTCGGACATCCTGCTGGGGACCTTCGAGCTGCCCGATGCCGGCGGCGGGGTGCTGGGGGAGCTGGACTTCTGGATGAGCCGCGAGCAGTTCGAGTACTGGAAGCACACCAAGCTGACCATCGACGTGGTCCCCGGGCGCGGATCGGGCTTCTCGGTCGAGGCCCCGGAGGGCAAGCGATTCCTGATCCGCAGCGAGATCATCGAGTTCCCCGTCGGCTGA
- a CDS encoding helix-turn-helix domain-containing protein, translating to MPTQPYEEFVAPFRTQWNSDVKEFSKALGAQLDSETSAQYALGQGLVAARELAGLTQPQLAQRSGVQQADISRIERGLGNPTRDTLIRLADALGMQLVLLPKDSPDLHPA from the coding sequence ATGCCCACACAGCCGTACGAAGAATTCGTTGCCCCGTTCCGCACCCAATGGAACTCCGATGTGAAGGAGTTTTCCAAGGCCCTGGGCGCGCAACTGGACTCGGAAACCAGTGCCCAATACGCATTGGGCCAAGGCCTTGTCGCGGCACGCGAGCTCGCCGGACTGACCCAACCGCAGCTGGCCCAGCGCTCCGGGGTCCAGCAGGCAGATATCAGCCGCATCGAACGCGGTCTCGGAAACCCGACCCGGGATACCTTGATCAGGCTGGCCGACGCCTTGGGGATGCAACTGGTTCTGCTGCCCAAGGACTCCCCCGACCTCCACCCAGCATGA
- a CDS encoding acyl-CoA thioesterase has translation MSENNAVASTGPIDMELQLRWSDEDALGHVNNARVVTLMEEARIRWTQPRSKSGRFPHGTVVASLKLDYLRPLYYQPTMVIQLSVVRIGTKSFSLRHVGIQDGFPVFDGVSVMVPLAEDKTSSRAINDLERAWLESAFVAADA, from the coding sequence ATGAGTGAAAACAACGCCGTGGCCAGCACCGGGCCCATCGACATGGAATTGCAGTTGCGCTGGTCCGACGAGGACGCGCTGGGGCACGTGAACAACGCCCGCGTGGTCACGCTGATGGAGGAGGCGCGGATCCGCTGGACCCAGCCGCGCAGCAAATCCGGACGCTTCCCGCACGGGACCGTGGTCGCCTCGCTGAAGCTGGACTACCTGCGTCCGCTGTACTACCAACCGACCATGGTGATCCAGCTGTCGGTGGTGCGCATCGGCACCAAGTCCTTCTCGCTGCGCCACGTGGGGATCCAGGACGGGTTCCCGGTCTTCGACGGCGTCTCGGTGATGGTGCCGCTGGCCGAGGACAAGACCTCGAGCCGGGCGATCAACGACCTGGAGCGTGCCTGGCTTGAAAGCGCGTTCGTCGCAGCCGACGCCTGA
- a CDS encoding epoxide hydrolase family protein: MSTVPHEVSFDAESVKQLKSRIAMTRWPRQFGVGDWDFGVDNGYLRGLVGYWRDGFDFEAAAQRINSIPNYLTVIDGLPIHHLHSRSAEGDATPILLLHGWPGSIVEFLEVIPKLSEPREAGKESFHVVAPSLQGFGGSPGIDEPGMSPIRIAHRIASLMEELGYERFIVHGGDWGTLVATHIASLYPERVLGLHVTLTHPIPPADVPDPMALVREHELKWLEENEFNAIDGRGYFEIQKTRPETLGFALTDSPVGWCAWVLDKFHQWTDCERDGTKDIRNAVSWDLFLTNLSLYWFTDTISSAMHFYREQYLALRSGQGTAGKVMVPTGAGIFPQEILKSPKAWMERRFPLVHWTEHPAGGHFGAMEQPGFFADDLREFARKIGG; the protein is encoded by the coding sequence GTGTCGACAGTTCCGCATGAAGTCAGTTTTGACGCCGAGTCAGTGAAACAACTCAAGTCCCGCATTGCCATGACCAGATGGCCACGGCAGTTCGGGGTCGGCGATTGGGACTTTGGAGTCGACAATGGGTATCTGCGCGGCCTGGTCGGTTACTGGCGCGACGGCTTTGACTTCGAGGCCGCAGCACAACGGATCAATTCGATTCCGAACTACCTGACCGTCATTGACGGGTTGCCCATCCACCACTTGCACTCCCGGTCGGCCGAAGGCGACGCGACACCGATTTTGCTCCTGCACGGTTGGCCCGGCTCGATCGTTGAATTTCTCGAGGTCATCCCGAAGCTATCGGAACCCCGCGAGGCCGGCAAGGAATCCTTCCATGTCGTGGCCCCCTCGCTGCAGGGATTCGGCGGTTCCCCCGGGATCGACGAACCCGGGATGTCGCCCATCCGCATTGCGCACCGCATTGCCTCGTTGATGGAGGAACTGGGCTACGAGCGGTTCATCGTGCATGGAGGAGACTGGGGAACCCTTGTCGCCACCCACATCGCGTCCCTCTACCCGGAGCGGGTCCTGGGTTTGCACGTGACGTTGACCCATCCCATTCCGCCAGCCGATGTGCCCGATCCGATGGCGTTGGTACGGGAGCACGAGCTGAAATGGCTGGAAGAGAACGAATTCAATGCCATCGACGGCCGGGGTTACTTCGAAATACAAAAAACCCGCCCGGAGACCTTGGGATTTGCGCTCACCGACTCCCCGGTGGGGTGGTGCGCCTGGGTCTTGGACAAGTTCCACCAGTGGACCGACTGCGAACGAGACGGGACCAAGGACATCCGCAACGCGGTGAGCTGGGACCTGTTCCTGACGAACCTGTCCTTGTACTGGTTCACGGACACCATCTCGTCCGCCATGCATTTTTACCGGGAACAGTACCTGGCGCTGAGATCGGGCCAGGGAACCGCCGGGAAAGTCATGGTCCCGACCGGTGCTGGAATATTTCCCCAGGAAATCCTCAAGTCACCCAAGGCCTGGATGGAGCGGCGATTCCCGTTGGTGCATTGGACGGAGCATCCGGCGGGAGGCCACTTCGGGGCCATGGAGCAACCAGGGTTTTTCGCCGATGACCTCCGGGAGTTCGCCCGCAAAATCGGAGGCTAG
- a CDS encoding ExeA family protein: MSSISTLQTHFGFTRLPFGRAIPPAALTQHPGHREAVARIRWCIEHRRMGVIAGEVGAGKTVAARAALDQLEPSRHQIIYVPDPTIGIRGIRSAIVTALGSTPSFFSGALAAQAASLLAGELDERSRLPVIVIDEAHLLSVEDLEALRMLSNVSMDTESHFALLLIGQPTLRRQLKMAVLSALDQRIGTRYTIGPMTLEDTADYIKGHLGFAGRADPLFSEDAIKVIHQASRGYPRTVNNLALAALMATRSMQGAIVDQSAAQSAVTEFTE; the protein is encoded by the coding sequence ATGAGTTCGATCTCCACCCTGCAGACGCATTTCGGGTTCACCCGGCTTCCCTTCGGCCGTGCCATCCCGCCGGCCGCGCTGACCCAGCATCCCGGGCACCGCGAGGCGGTCGCCCGGATCCGCTGGTGCATCGAGCACCGCCGCATGGGGGTGATCGCCGGGGAGGTCGGGGCCGGAAAGACCGTGGCGGCCCGCGCCGCCCTGGACCAGCTCGAACCCTCCCGCCACCAAATCATCTATGTCCCGGACCCGACCATCGGGATCCGCGGGATCCGCTCGGCGATCGTCACCGCCCTGGGCTCCACGCCCTCGTTCTTCTCCGGGGCACTGGCAGCGCAGGCCGCGTCCCTGCTGGCCGGGGAACTGGACGAGCGTTCCCGGCTGCCGGTCATCGTCATCGACGAGGCCCATTTGCTTTCGGTGGAGGACCTCGAGGCGCTGAGGATGCTTTCGAACGTTTCCATGGATACGGAGTCGCATTTCGCGCTGCTGTTGATCGGCCAGCCGACCCTGCGCCGGCAGCTGAAGATGGCGGTGCTCTCGGCCCTGGACCAGCGGATCGGGACCCGCTACACCATCGGCCCGATGACCTTGGAGGACACCGCCGACTACATCAAGGGGCACCTGGGGTTCGCCGGCCGGGCCGATCCGCTGTTTTCCGAGGACGCCATCAAGGTCATCCACCAGGCCTCCCGCGGCTACCCGCGGACCGTGAACAACCTGGCCCTGGCCGCGCTCATGGCCACCCGATCAATGCAGGGCGCGATCGTGGACCAGTCCGCGGCGCAGTCGGCGGTCACCGAGTTCACCGAATAG